The window CTTCAAAAAATGCTGTTTGGATAGCATCAGCTAATCGGTTATAAAAATCCTCATCGTCTTTAGTTACAATTCTATCAACAACTAAAAAAAGATCGTCAGTAGACGTTAGATCTTTAGCGTCGTCAATTCTGATCACTTTATCTTTTACTTTTATCCTAGCGTAACCTTGCGCATTTAAAGCACTTAGTTTGTCTTGTAGCGCACGACCTTCTTCTAAAACTAAAGGCGCTAATAATAGTAGTTTTTCGTTTAAAGCTAAACTTTGGATGTATTTTGTAACGTCTGTAACCGTATCTTTTTTGACTTCTTGACCAGAAATAGGAGAGTAGGTACGTCCAACTCTAGCAAATAATAGTTTTAAATAATCATAAATCTCTGTCGTTGTTCCCACAGTAGATCTAGGATTGGTACTATTTACTTTTTGCTCGATAGCAATAGCAGGTGCAATACCCTTTATATAGTCTACTTTAGGCTTATTAAGACGTCCTAAAAACTGTCTGGCATAACTACTTAAACTTTCGACATAACGACGTTGCCCTTCTGCGTATAGCGTATCAAAAGCTAGACTAGATTTTCCAGAACCAGATAATCCTGTAATGACTACCAGTTTACGTCGTGGAATAACGACATCTATATTTTTAAGATTGTGCAATTTTGCACCTTTTATAATAATGTTTTCTTTTGGATTTACTTCAGAAAGCGGTGTAGTCATAGTCTTTTTTACATCTAAAACACAAAGATAACACAAGTTAGGCACCTTTTAAATATCTTTATTGTGCAATAAAATGTTAAAAATTTAGTTTTATTTTGTTTTTTCGGAATGATTGTTGTTATATTTGAATCCTAACAATATGTTAACAAAACTTTATAGCCTATAGCACAACATTACTTTTTATTTTATAAACCCCAAGCTGAAACCTTTTTTTGGCGCCCAAAAAGTAATGATTATGCAAAAAGTAACAATCACAGATGCTATTCTCGTTAGTAACTACATTAAAGGAGAGGAATCTGCTTTAGAGGTATTGATTACTCGACACAAACAACGTATATACAGTTTCATTTATTCTAAAGTTTACGATAGAGATATTGCTGAAGATATTTTTCAGGATACTTTTATTAAGGTGATACGTACTTTAAAACGCGGTAAATATAATGAAGAAGGTAAGTTTTTACCTTGGGTAATGCGTATTTCTCATAATTTAGTTATTGATCATTTTAGAAAAAATAAACGTATGCCAAAATTTGATAATTCAGGCGAATTTGATATTTTTTCAGTAATTAGTGATAGTGCTTTAAATGCAGAGAAATCGATGGTTAAAGCGCAGGTAGAGGCAGATGTTAGACGGTTAATTGAAGAATTGCCTGGAGATCAAAAAGAGGTTTTGGTTATGCGTATGTACAACGATATGAGTTTCAAAGAAATCTCAGAACGTACAGGCGTTAGTATTAATACAGCTCTAGGGCGTATGCGTTATGCATTAATTAATATGAGAAAGGTTATCGAAAAGCACAATATTGTTTTAACAAATTAATAAGACAATAAAGTAAAAGTTTGCTCGTTATCTGTGTATACCTTAAACATATATACATGGCGAAAATTTACTCAGAACAATCGAATACCCCCAAAAAACAAAACTTTAAAATGAAACCTAAAGAACAAACGATAAGTTTTATTTTAAATTATTCAAAGGCTTTAAGTGTTATAAGTTATAAAAATTTGAAGTTTGAAGCACTTCAAAACTAATTTTGAAAACGTCCTGATCATTTGATTAGGACGTTTTTGTTTATAAGTACTTTCCTTTTTACAAAAGTCATAAACAACCGTCTTTACTATAAAAAGGGAAGCGTTAATTATTAGTTAAAAACCATCAACGATCAAATAATTAACGATCAATTCTACTTATAATAGTCCTTTAAAACAGTCGCACGACCAATAGTTTTGGTAATAATATCCTTTTCTAAATCCCAACCTCTGGCAGGAGAATACTCGCGACCATACCATATAATTTGTAGGTGTAGATCATTCCAGGTATCTTCTGGAAATAGGCGTTTAGCATCTTTTTCGGTTTGTTGTACGTTTTTACCGTTAGTTAAATTCCAGCGGTACATAAGTCTATGTATGTGTGTATCCACTGGAAAAGCAGGTACGCCAAACGCTTGACTCATAACTACACCAGCAGTTTTATGTCCCACAGCAGGGAAAGTTTCTAAGGCTTCAAAGGACTGCGGTACAATACCATTATAGTCTTCGACTAACATTTTTGATAAGCCGTAAATCCCTTTACTTTTCATCGGTGATAAACCACAAGGTCTAATAATAGCCTTGATCTCTTCGACACTCATTTTAATCATATCATACGGATTATCTGCTTTAGCAAATAATAAAGGTGTAATTTGATTGACTCTGACATCTGTACATTGCGCAGAGAGCAGCACAGCAACTAATAAGGTGTAGGGATCTTTATGATCTAACGGAACAGGTATTTCTGGATAGAGCTTATTTAACGTATTTATAACAAAATCTACCTTTTCTTGCTTAGTCATTAGTCGTATTTTTGAATTAAACCAAAATTACAACTATGAATACATTAAAACAAGGCGATAAAGTACCAAATTTTACAGTAAATGATCAAGATGGACATCCTGTGTCATTATCCGATTATAAAGGAAAAAAGCTAGTTGTTTTCTTTTATCCTAAAGCAAGTACACCTGGTTGTACTGCCGAAGCTTGTAACTTAACAGATAATTATAAAGCGTTACAAGATAAAGGGTATGAGATTTTGGGAGTTAGTGCCGATTCTGAAAAAAGACAAACCAATTTTAAAAACAAATATAGTTTTCCGTTTCCGTTATTAGCGGATGAAGAAAAAGAAGTTATTAATGCTTTTGGGGTTTGGGGTTTAAAAAAGTTTATGGGTAAAGAATATGATGGTATCCACAGAAAAACCTTTTTGGTTGATGAAGATGGAGTAGTAGCCCATGTTATTGATAAAGTGAAAACTAAAGATCACGCAGCACAAATTTTAGAGCTGTAATAACAAGTATAAGTGTATGAAAAAAAAGCGACCTGTTGGTCGCTTTTTCTATAAATAAGAGTTTGAAAACGCGATTATTCCGCAGTTTCTTCCATGGTATGATATACGTTTTGTACATCATCATCCTCTTCTAATTTCTCTAATAATTTTTCGATATCTACAGCTTCTTCTGGCGTAACTGCTTTTGTGACTTGAGGGATACGCTCAAACCCTGAAGATAAAATCTCAATGTCGCGACTTTCCAATTCTGCTTGGATTGCTCCAAAGCTTTCAAAAGGCGCATAAATTAAAATTCCATCATCATCAGCAAAGACTTCCTCTGCACCAAAGTCAATAAACTCTAATTCTAATTCTTCCGGATCTAATCCTTCTGCATTAAGTCTAAAGTTACAAGTGTGGTCAAACATAAATACAACAGACCCTGAAGTCCCTAAGCTACCATCACATTTATTAAAATAACTACGGACGTTAGCGACAGTACGCGTATTGTTGTCGGTTGCAGTTTCTACTAATATTGCTATACCATGTGGGGCATAACCTTCAAAAACAACTTCTTTATAATCACCAAGACTTTTATCACTAGCTTTTTTAATAGCACGCTCTACATTGTCTTTTGGCATGTTGACTGCTTTCGCATTTTGGATAACTGCACGTAAACGTGAGTTACTGCCAGGGTCTGGTCCGCCTTCTTTAACTGCCATTACAATATCTTTTCCAATACGTGTAAAGGCTTTACTCATTGCCGACCAACGTTTCATCTTACGTGCTTTTCTAAATTCGAAAGCTCTTCCCATGTTATATATGTTTTTATATTTCCGCTATAGCGAAAACTAAATAGTTAAAAATAATTTTAATAATTACAAATTTAAAAAAATCTTTCACTTTTAAGTTACTCTTTAGACATATGTCTGTCCAAATACTTAGCTTTTGTAATTAATCTTTAAGATTAATTAAGTCTTTTAAAATTGAATAGGTTTCTGCAATGTAAATATCTTGTGATAATTGATTGATAATGCCAGCATTTAAAGAATCATTATCCGTGTTATAATGGCTTGCTTTTTCAGTAGAAGCGGTGTTAGACACTGCGATTACGACCTGGTCGGTGTCATTAGGGAAAATTTGATTATATAATGTTCTTTTTTGTTCTCTAGTTTTATTGACCTCGTCTAAGGTTAATGCATATTGCGGTCCTAAAGCAAAAATGCTTTCTTTTAGCTTTATATTATTTTCGGCTATTTGTGTAAAAGCAGTGTTGGAAGCTAAACGTTGTTTGTTTTTACTAATTAGTGTACTGTAATCCTTTTTTTGTAATGGTTTAAATATTTGTTCTGGAGTAACGGTATCGTTTTGTAAAGCATAGTCATAAAACTGTTCTCCGCTATCCAAATCATTATACACAGACGGTAGTTTTACATCTGGAATAATACCTATGGCTTGATGACTTTGTCCCGTGACACGGTAAAACTTTTCCATAGTAATTTTGCAATACCCTATGTTTTTTGTGTCGTCTAGAGCAAGAATGCTTTGTGCACTAGATTTACCATGGGTTGTGGACCCAACAATTAATGCCCGATTGTAGTCTTGCATGGCGGCAGCAAAAAACTCTGAGGCAGAAGCGCTATAGTTGTTAACCAAAACAATGACAGGTTTATTAAAATAAGTACCACGTTTAACATCTCTAATCGTATAGGTGTCTTTAAGGTTTGTTTTTATTATGGTAACAGGGCCACGATCTATAAACATTCCTGTTAATTCAATCGCTTCTCCCATAGAGCCACCACCATTAAAACGTAAGTCAATAAGCAAACCTTGTATGTTTTGCTTTTGAAGTTTGTATAATTCCTTAGCAAAATCAGAGCTTAAACCACGCCCATTTATGGACTCGTCGTTAGTATAAAACCTAGGGATTTTAATATAACCTAACGCCTTGTCTTCGCCTATTAAAAAGCCTCTAATAGCATTGTCTTCGACTTTTATTTTAGTTTTAGTCAGTGTAATATTTTGCTCTGTTCCGTTTTGCTTTTTAATCAAAAAAGACATCGTTTTGTGGTCTTCTTTGTTGCTAAAAGCTTCAATAGCGTCGTTGGACACGCACAAGGTTTTTAAGGTGGTCCCATTGGCGGTTAATGAAATAATGACATCTTCAGTTTCGATATTCCCATTTTTAAAAGCAGCACTTCCAGGTGTAATTTGTGCAATTACGATTTGTCCTTCTTTATTTTTTTCTGTTGTTATCCCAAAGGACAACTGATTACTGGATAAACCACTTTCGTAAATTAATTTTTCTGTAGGATTAAAAAATACCGAGTGTGGGTCATGATATTGTAAAAAAGCATTAATAAAAGCATCTTTTACGTACCGATCTAAACCACCACTTGTGCTAGAAAATTGCTCTAATAAACACAATTGATTTCTAATAACATCTAAACGTGTACTAGCTTCTAAGGTTGCAAAATTAGCTTTGATATATGCGATGTCTTCGGTATTGTCTAGCAAACTAGTCATAACTTTATAACCGACTAATTTTTCTATACTAGTTGCTAAAGCATTGTAATCTTTGTAGTAAACGTATTGATCTGCTGGTTTATATTGTAATGTTAAACCTCCAGAGTAATCTGGAACACTAGTATTTAAACGTTCAAGGATTGTTTTAGTATCTTGGATACGTTTTGCTAATACTGTTTTAAACTGCTCTACAAACGTACAATTATCGGTTAATAAATAGTCGTCTATTTGAAATTGATCCGCTTTAAATTGAGTAATATCCGTTTGAAGAAAGTAATCTTTGTCTTCGTCTAAGCTTGTAATAAATAAATCAAACACCCCTTTTGATAAACTATCATTAATGGCTTTAGGCTGATAATGGTTTTCTTTGACCAATTGCTTTACAGCAACTAGTTGTTGACAGAATAAGGTGTCTGATTGTGCGTAAGAAATACTAGAAAATAAGAAAGTAAGTAGGAGTAGGGGTTTGTACATATTGGGGATTTAAAAGTTTAATCTTCTTCCTCTTCCACAATATGCTCTATTGCTAAGGCTAGTTTAAAATCTTTATCAGTCACGCCACCTGCATCATGCGTCGTTAGTATTATTTTTAACACATTATATTCGTTAGTCCATTCTGGATGATGATTTAATGCTTCACATTCAAAAGCAATTCGGCTCATGGCGCTAAAGCAATCTTTAAAATTTTCGAATTCAAATTCGGCTTGTATTGCATTATCAAAATACTCCCATTCCGGAAGTCTTAATAAGCGCTGTTCAATTTCTAATGGGGTCAGTGTGCTCATAATTTTTATTTAAAAATAAGGAATTTATACTTCTAATTCTGTTAAAATATCTTGACTTACTAATTGCAAGTGTTTGGGGAGTTTATTTTCTTTAGATAAAACCGCTAAATAACGATCGTCATTAGTTGTAAAGACTTGTTTAAACAATGGATTAGCCACACCAAATGACCGCATGATTTCTTTAAAGAAATCGTCATGATGCACCAAGTCTGAGCTGCCTAGGTGGAAAATGCCAGATTTGTTTCTGTTAATTAAATAATGAATTTGTTGCGTCAGTTTAGTGTCCGTAGTGACATTCATTATTAAATTAGGAAAGACTTCAATAGGTTGTTTCTCTTTTATAAAAAACTTAATTTCTTGTATTCTTGGCGATTGTGCGCCAAAAACCATGGGTAATCTAATGATGGTTGCCTGACGTTTAGGTAAACGCAATAGCATGTTTTCTATTTTAATCTTAAAATGACCATACATACTATGGCTTAATGTTTTGTCCGTTTCATAACTAGGAAACTTGCTATAAGCGTCAAAAACATTGGCAGAAGATAAAAATAACAACTTGCTATTATTAGCCAGAAGGTATTCTGCAATATGTTGATGCGCCAGAACCTGAGCAGAGAAATTTCCTCTAATAGCCGAAATAATAATTGTCGGTTTTATACTGTTCAGGATTTCAAAAATATCGTCCTCTTCTATATTGTATTGAAAGTAGTGCTGGTTTTTTTCAAAGCTATAACTATCTGTACAATACGTACCGAAGGTTTGAAAGTAACCACATAATTCTTTATAAATGGCTTGTCCCAAAAAACCACTAGCACCAAGTATAAGTATACGATGTTTGTTATTATCCTCTTTCATTGTTATACGTTAACGTTTAGAAAACAGATAAATTGGTTTGGGTAGTAAATTGTTCTAGCGCTTGCATGCCTAATAAGGAGTTCCCTTTGGCATTTAAACCAGGCGCCCAAGTTGTAAGTACAAAATGGTTAGGTAATAAGGCTACAATACCACCGCCAACACCACTTTTACCAGGTAAGCCAACTTCAAAAGCAAACTCTCCAGATTCGTCATAAAAACCACAGGTTAACATAATAGCATTAATACGTTTGGCTTGACTAACCGTAATGTGTGGTATGTTATTGATGCATTTTCCGCTGTTAGCAAAGACATAAAATGTTTTAGCAATTTGGGCACAGGTCATCTCCAAAGCACATTGATGAAAATAGAAATCTAAAACCACATCGACATCATTATTAAGATTGTCAAAAGATTTTAAAAGGTTAGCTGCAGCAAAATTATTAAAACCAGTTAAGCGTTCCGACTCTGCAACTTTGTAATTATAAGTAATGGTTTGATCGTTAGCAATGTCTCTGACGTATTGTAAAAAATCTTCTTTCGGATTTTTAAATTGGCTACATAATATATCGGCAACAACAATAGCACCTGCATTTATTAAAGGATTTCTTGGGATACCGTTTTCTAACTCAAGTAAAGACAGATGGTTAAAGGGGTTCCCTGAAGGCTCCACATCAACACGTGTCCATAAATTATTATCCTCAAAAGCGATGGCTTTGGATAAGGATAATACTTTGGAAATACTTTGAATAGAAAAGGGCACTTCAGCATCACCTGCTTGAAATGTGCGACCATCCATGTGTTGCATAAATATTCCAAATGAATTAACATCCTGCTTGGAGAGTTCCGGAATATAAGAAGCAACAACACCCTTAACAACATTATGTTTTAAGTTATTATGGATGTTGTTTATAATTGTATTAAAATCTAACATAAACTGTTATGCCTTGTAAAACGGAAGTTTTACAACTGTTGCAGGCACTGCATTTTTACGAATCTGAATATTAATTTTACTGTTGACATCAGTAAAAACGGTTGGTACATAACCTAAACCAATCCCTTTATTTAGCATTGGAGACATTGTACCAGAAGTTACAACACCAATTTTTTTACCTTGACCATCAACGATATCATAACCATGTCTTGGTATACCACGTTCGTCTAGCTCAAAAGCAACTAATTTACGATCAACACCACGACGTTTTTGATCTTCTAAAGCAGCACTGTTAGTAAATGTTTTATTAAATTTTGTAACCCAACCTAAACCGGCTTCAATAGGAGAAGTGGTATCGTCAATATCATTTCCGTAAAGGCAATATCCCATTTCTAAACGCAATGTGTCACGCGCCGCTAAACCAATTGGTTTTGCACCAGCTTCAGTAACTTTATCCCAAATTTGTTTGACTTCGTCATTCTTACAATAGATTTCAAAACCACCACTTCCTGTATAACCAGTAGCAGAGATTATAACATTATCTATTCCAGCAAAATCACCAACTTCAAAATTGTAAAATTTGATAGCGGCTAAATCATGACTGGTTAACGCTTGCATTTTTGCGACTGCATTTGGACCTTGAATCGCTAATAACGAGTAGTCTGAAGACAAATCACGCATATCAGCATCTACTGTGTTTTTAGAGCTAATCCAGTTCCAATCCTTTTCAATATTACTAGCATTAACAACTAATAAGTATTGTTCTTCCTTTAGTTTGTAGATAATTAAATCATCAACAATACCACCATCATCATTTGGCAAACAAGAATATTGTGCTTTACCAATGGTTAGTTTAGTCGCGTCATTACTACTAACACTTTGTATTAACGCTAAGGCATTAGGACCTGAGATTAAAAATTCACCCATGTGTGATACGTCAAACACACCGCAATCTTTTCTAACGGCTTCATGTTCGATATTTACACCATCATATTGGACAGGCATATTGTAACCTGCAAAAGGAACCATTTTTGCATTAAGTGCTTCGTGAGTTGCTGTTAAAGCTGTATTTTTCATTTGGAATATATTTTGTTTTACCGTCAAGCGGAAAGGTTTAAAATTGTCTAACAAAAGTATTGAAAAATATTGAGTTGCTTTTAAGATTGCAAGCAATATCAAGTTAAAGTTTGTTAGATTTTGTAATTGAAACTAAACTGTCCGTTTAGTTCTAGTGGTTTAATAATTAAGAGGCTTTATTTTATGGCAATTGGCGCTAGTTATCCCATTTATTAGATGTAACCTTTTCTAACCATTCTTTTTCTACATCTTTTAATGTTTCGATTTTGGCTTGATACTCTGGATTAGGTTTATACCAATTTTGTGAGAGATAAAACTCCTGAATTACTGTAGTTTCAAACACATAACCATGTAAAGCAAAAGGAAGGTTGCGTAGTATTTTAAAAGAGGTTTCATCTACAGATTTAGTACACGTGGGATGCTCGTCGTTTTCAAGGCTTATTAGCTCTGGTAAATTATGAGACTTATAATCAAAAGACGTATAGTTTTCTTTCATATAAGTGACTGGAGCGTGTATATAAAGTTCATCTGTTGGTTTAAAATTGGTCTTTTTAAACGTTATACCACCAGTATACGTTATAAATTTGGAATACAAACCATCTCTATAGTCACTTGTATAATTTATGCTTCTTCCATCATCAATGGTCCATTCTTTTTTATCCTTAAAGAAGCTATTTGTTAAAATAAAATTTTCATTTGCTCCCATATCAATGTGTAATGTAAAATCATCAATTTGGTTATTTCCCCATCTGTTTGCAGCCGTTAGTATATAATCAAAATTATATTTTTCCATCATTGAGCCTGACATGTTAAAGCGGTAGGTATGTTTAACGGTGTTAATGCCCGGTTTAAATTTAGCTTCAAAATGGTAGACGTAATAAAAACTAGGGTCATTAGCGTTAAAGTCTTCCCCAATCACGTCGTCTTCCGTTTTAGAATCTATAGTATTATTAACGTAATAATTTTCGCTATTAACTATCGCGGTTTTAAAAGGGATTAACCCATTATTCATCA is drawn from Psychroserpens sp. NJDZ02 and contains these coding sequences:
- a CDS encoding RNA polymerase sigma factor, which gives rise to MQKVTITDAILVSNYIKGEESALEVLITRHKQRIYSFIYSKVYDRDIAEDIFQDTFIKVIRTLKRGKYNEEGKFLPWVMRISHNLVIDHFRKNKRMPKFDNSGEFDIFSVISDSALNAEKSMVKAQVEADVRRLIEELPGDQKEVLVMRMYNDMSFKEISERTGVSINTALGRMRYALINMRKVIEKHNIVLTN
- a CDS encoding endonuclease III domain-containing protein → MTKQEKVDFVINTLNKLYPEIPVPLDHKDPYTLLVAVLLSAQCTDVRVNQITPLLFAKADNPYDMIKMSVEEIKAIIRPCGLSPMKSKGIYGLSKMLVEDYNGIVPQSFEALETFPAVGHKTAGVVMSQAFGVPAFPVDTHIHRLMYRWNLTNGKNVQQTEKDAKRLFPEDTWNDLHLQIIWYGREYSPARGWDLEKDIITKTIGRATVLKDYYK
- the bcp gene encoding thioredoxin-dependent thiol peroxidase; translation: MNTLKQGDKVPNFTVNDQDGHPVSLSDYKGKKLVVFFYPKASTPGCTAEACNLTDNYKALQDKGYEILGVSADSEKRQTNFKNKYSFPFPLLADEEKEVINAFGVWGLKKFMGKEYDGIHRKTFLVDEDGVVAHVIDKVKTKDHAAQILEL
- a CDS encoding YebC/PmpR family DNA-binding transcriptional regulator; the protein is MGRAFEFRKARKMKRWSAMSKAFTRIGKDIVMAVKEGGPDPGSNSRLRAVIQNAKAVNMPKDNVERAIKKASDKSLGDYKEVVFEGYAPHGIAILVETATDNNTRTVANVRSYFNKCDGSLGTSGSVVFMFDHTCNFRLNAEGLDPEELELEFIDFGAEEVFADDDGILIYAPFESFGAIQAELESRDIEILSSGFERIPQVTKAVTPEEAVDIEKLLEKLEEDDDVQNVYHTMEETAE
- a CDS encoding carboxy terminal-processing peptidase — its product is MYKPLLLLTFLFSSISYAQSDTLFCQQLVAVKQLVKENHYQPKAINDSLSKGVFDLFITSLDEDKDYFLQTDITQFKADQFQIDDYLLTDNCTFVEQFKTVLAKRIQDTKTILERLNTSVPDYSGGLTLQYKPADQYVYYKDYNALATSIEKLVGYKVMTSLLDNTEDIAYIKANFATLEASTRLDVIRNQLCLLEQFSSTSGGLDRYVKDAFINAFLQYHDPHSVFFNPTEKLIYESGLSSNQLSFGITTEKNKEGQIVIAQITPGSAAFKNGNIETEDVIISLTANGTTLKTLCVSNDAIEAFSNKEDHKTMSFLIKKQNGTEQNITLTKTKIKVEDNAIRGFLIGEDKALGYIKIPRFYTNDESINGRGLSSDFAKELYKLQKQNIQGLLIDLRFNGGGSMGEAIELTGMFIDRGPVTIIKTNLKDTYTIRDVKRGTYFNKPVIVLVNNYSASASEFFAAAMQDYNRALIVGSTTHGKSSAQSILALDDTKNIGYCKITMEKFYRVTGQSHQAIGIIPDVKLPSVYNDLDSGEQFYDYALQNDTVTPEQIFKPLQKKDYSTLISKNKQRLASNTAFTQIAENNIKLKESIFALGPQYALTLDEVNKTREQKRTLYNQIFPNDTDQVVIAVSNTASTEKASHYNTDNDSLNAGIINQLSQDIYIAETYSILKDLINLKD
- a CDS encoding 4a-hydroxytetrahydrobiopterin dehydratase encodes the protein MSTLTPLEIEQRLLRLPEWEYFDNAIQAEFEFENFKDCFSAMSRIAFECEALNHHPEWTNEYNVLKIILTTHDAGGVTDKDFKLALAIEHIVEEEED
- a CDS encoding sugar nucleotide-binding protein; this encodes MKEDNNKHRILILGASGFLGQAIYKELCGYFQTFGTYCTDSYSFEKNQHYFQYNIEEDDIFEILNSIKPTIIISAIRGNFSAQVLAHQHIAEYLLANNSKLLFLSSANVFDAYSKFPSYETDKTLSHSMYGHFKIKIENMLLRLPKRQATIIRLPMVFGAQSPRIQEIKFFIKEKQPIEVFPNLIMNVTTDTKLTQQIHYLINRNKSGIFHLGSSDLVHHDDFFKEIMRSFGVANPLFKQVFTTNDDRYLAVLSKENKLPKHLQLVSQDILTELEV
- a CDS encoding glutaminase codes for the protein MLDFNTIINNIHNNLKHNVVKGVVASYIPELSKQDVNSFGIFMQHMDGRTFQAGDAEVPFSIQSISKVLSLSKAIAFEDNNLWTRVDVEPSGNPFNHLSLLELENGIPRNPLINAGAIVVADILCSQFKNPKEDFLQYVRDIANDQTITYNYKVAESERLTGFNNFAAANLLKSFDNLNNDVDVVLDFYFHQCALEMTCAQIAKTFYVFANSGKCINNIPHITVSQAKRINAIMLTCGFYDESGEFAFEVGLPGKSGVGGGIVALLPNHFVLTTWAPGLNAKGNSLLGMQALEQFTTQTNLSVF
- the gcvT gene encoding glycine cleavage system aminomethyltransferase GcvT: MKNTALTATHEALNAKMVPFAGYNMPVQYDGVNIEHEAVRKDCGVFDVSHMGEFLISGPNALALIQSVSSNDATKLTIGKAQYSCLPNDDGGIVDDLIIYKLKEEQYLLVVNASNIEKDWNWISSKNTVDADMRDLSSDYSLLAIQGPNAVAKMQALTSHDLAAIKFYNFEVGDFAGIDNVIISATGYTGSGGFEIYCKNDEVKQIWDKVTEAGAKPIGLAARDTLRLEMGYCLYGNDIDDTTSPIEAGLGWVTKFNKTFTNSAALEDQKRRGVDRKLVAFELDERGIPRHGYDIVDGQGKKIGVVTSGTMSPMLNKGIGLGYVPTVFTDVNSKINIQIRKNAVPATVVKLPFYKA
- a CDS encoding YARHG domain-containing protein, which translates into the protein MNIKTTLLIILISVSSFANDGAYYASGNQLIPITETEICITKEILTVLRKIENDESYVYVTVDYTFFNPGQEKTILVGFEAPSPSGDVNGYPKNGAHPYISKFDVLMNNGLIPFKTAIVNSENYYVNNTIDSKTEDDVIGEDFNANDPSFYYVYHFEAKFKPGINTVKHTYRFNMSGSMMEKYNFDYILTAANRWGNNQIDDFTLHIDMGANENFILTNSFFKDKKEWTIDDGRSINYTSDYRDGLYSKFITYTGGITFKKTNFKPTDELYIHAPVTYMKENYTSFDYKSHNLPELISLENDEHPTCTKSVDETSFKILRNLPFALHGYVFETTVIQEFYLSQNWYKPNPEYQAKIETLKDVEKEWLEKVTSNKWDN